The genomic stretch AGCAACCTCAATATTATGGTTTGAAACATGCAATTCCTTAACATCcccaagggaaaaaaaaaaaaaaaaaaaaaaaaaatccaaacctTATCTCTGGCTACTCAAAAATGGCACGCATATTTGTTAAAACAGCAAAAGGACAAATTTACAGTAGGCTCTAAAATAAATCATACAGCTCTCTACGAGGGTCTCAAAGTGTTCAACTGAAATTTGTGTGGGACTGAGCAAAAATTAAGGCTTGCTTGTAACTGTCAGTCACACATGTAACGTTTGTCTAACATACGCTGCATTAGTTCTGCAAAAGTCTGTCAAGTAGAGCGCATGCTTTGAAACCCTTATTCCAGGCCAAGATATCAAAAGATATTTACAGGTATGGCCATCATGACCCTTTCTCCATAGTGAATGGGAGAGATTTCACTGTCTGTAAATTGGAGTAAAAAGATACACTATACACACCGTATCAAAGAGCTCTAGAATCGGAGGAGAACAAGGGAGCTAATGTGGATTAAATATACACCACTGCACATAGAAATTCATTTACACGTCAACATTTACAAGACACAGGTTCAATGAACCCCCAAAAAGTGCCTTTACTTACATTTGTTTGCCAAGTCAGAATGCAGaatgaaagtttttttgttgccatttgttgtgtttttgtacaAAATTCAAAGTCCATACTGCAATGAACAAGCAAACGCATGATCAGTTtaggaagagagaaaaaaaatgaaaatacttaGTTCAAAAAACCATTTACACCACGGGTTTTCTGCAATGTACCTGTGAAGTTCCTGAAGCTGGGATTTAAGGGAAAATCAGCAGTTTTCCTCAAGatatgcagtaaaaaaaaaaatggtggggATACAAGAGATATACATCTCGAATTCCACTAAAACAGGAACAAATCTCGTGAATTAATTCAGATTTCCATTAAAGGCGCTCATCTCAATTGCCTCTAATCTAAATTTGCATCTTTACAATAAAGCGATTCCTGCTTCAGATCCAAAGCTTGTAGGGAAAAGATGATGTGCACCTATTAGTTTTTAGCTACCCTCCCTGTGAGAGCAGGATGTATTGAAGTGAGAGGCGTGTGTAATGGAGAACGAAGGTCAGATTACTGTGTCTGGTACCCGGCCATGCCAAAGTTAGCCTGGTTCATCACTGGGCCAGGCTGAGCCTGAGAGGGTTGCGTCCCAAAGCCTCCCACCCAGGCAGGAGACTGTGATTGTCTAGAGCAAAGAACAACAAAAAGTGGCTGTAAACATTTTCAAGTTCCTACATAGGTAAAACATGATACACTACACATACAGAAATACATGAAAACTTACTCTACACCAAATCCTTGCTGATTCCATGTTTGTCCATACATTCCATAGGATGGTACTTGCCAGCCATTCGTCATGTACTGACCATATTGTTGAGGATTGCCGTACATTTGGTTCCAATGTCCCCACTGACCGTACTCCATCTGTGAATGAAGCATCaagaactttttttaaacttgactTTTCTACTGTTAGGACACTGAAGATGAAAATCACATGCTGGCCTGATTCAAACAATGTCACAATAGCTCAACACTATGGGATAGATTTAATACCACATTAAAATGAGATTAAGATTAATAATTCTACTAATAAAGCGAATTCACAAGCACTTACGGGTTGGACATTTTTGGCCATGTCAGGTGATTCTTTGCCCCAGTAGCACTTCACAACATGACCTTCGATGGTGGTACCATTCACTGAGACGATGGCATGAGCAGCACTTTCATGAGAGGAGAACCTGACAAAAAAAGATACTGGTGAATGAAGAAATGTGAAGAGCAAAGCAAATCTATGGTTTacaataaaatcagaaggactGCCTTTGTCACCATGTGGCTAATTAAATCTTGATATTgcctttaataataacaaatatataatagaaataatataaatatattagaaaCATTGCcattacatatataataaattatacatgcaaataaattATGTGTTTAGAATCGctaagattttgtttttgaaaaggctgcctttatttgatcaaagattaaataaaaacagtaatactgtgaaatacaattcaaaataacatttgtgaacattttaaaataattaatttgtaaaaaaaaatttattcctgtgatagcgaAGCTGAAATATGCTGTTCTCAAAACCTTTCttatcaatgttcaaaacagctgtgccgcttaatattttgtgtgaaaacagtgatgctttttttgggattctttgatgaatagaaagtttaaaaaaaaaaaaaaaaaaaaaactgcatttatttgaaatagaaatcttttgtaacatcataaatgacaCTCTCaaaaaacaatcttactgaccccaaacttttgaattgtagtgtataaaaatttgcatttttatttcttttaaagccTTAGATGTGTAACGAGGTTGCCCGATTCTTTTTTGCATTAGTTTACGTTGCCCCCTTTTGGGAAATCAGTGTAATATTATGATGacatttggacttttttttgataatggTATTTTGCTGGCTTGGCAGATTAAGAGAAGTTGTCAATCCATATCACCCATATCCTTTTTTTGTGAAAAGAGTAAAAACGAGCATTGATTTCATTTCAGCAATTTTGGGCACCATTTAGTTGCAGCCCCAACCACTACAATAAGCAACCATTAATGtcttacatattcattataattataGGTGCTtctacaatattttatattacacatAGACTGTTCACATCATAAACCATCTAAATAGATGGCAACTAAAAACATCAGAGGAATAGTTCCTTGAATGATACCTGATAAAAGAATAACCCTTCTCTGGAAAAACTCTGATCTCCATTATCTGTCCGAAAGGAGAAAACGTCTGTCGCATAAGGTGTTCTGTTTGAAAAGAGCAGTGTGAGTCACATCACAAAGCACTAAGAGCGAGCATGCATACTAATACTCAGAACGGGCGAGTAAAATGGCAAATGCACATACCTGTAAGACCTGACTGAATGCCACCGCAGTACACTGTGCAGTTCTGAGGACTCGACTGGTTTACCACCTCATCAAACCTCAGCTGCTTGGAGCTGTCTGGAATTTTCCCCAATTACAGTCACATTAAATTAGCTCAACTCAAGGACAGTTAGCAAACCAAAGACAGACAAAGTGgattagggctgcatgattaagCAGACGATTAGAAAAACAACATTGAAATCACGCTTGAacgatttggcttagtgcgattatgaaataggctgcgattattttttttatgcgcggcttgtcaatgaagtatatcatgtttaatcaatcaaagcgtttcaatcttctgttttttcagctacagcgatagtatgatgcacatagggatttcctggaacgaCACGTGTTATCTACTTCggcggcagggcatatttgcagtttctgcgTGAGAgggccctctggctttcagatggagaagcatttactactgatcatggagccgtacagctctgacaagctacgcattaaataattgcagcctttgccaaattgtgagtgatttaattgcaattaattgtgcagccctagagTGGATTAAGATCAAGCTTACTATCTTGCACACTCTTGGGGGCGGGTGGTTTCCGAGTTGCCCAGTTAGTCCGGATTTGCCGTCCACCAAGCCACTGACCCCCCATGTGTACTATAGCATTCTCAGCATCCTAAAAGAGAAGAAACAACAGATTTAACAAACACATGTAAActtaaagcacaacaaaaaacataaccTCTTAGAAGCACTACTAGTCTTTCAATAGTTCATATTTATAATTAGGAGCTTCCCACATAAATGTGCTAGTTTGCTTTTAAGTACTATTATTAAACTGACTAAAAACTTACACTCAAACAGCAAATTCAACTCTAACAGTAGGACTCATTCCAGTAGACTGAATATCTGTAATACTACATCTATAATATGAATTGTAGTAAACAGAAATAGAATAACCTTCACTCTGTGTTCCTGTACTGGAGCCTTACCAGTTTGTTATAGAAGGACACAAATCCATACCCCTTTGATTTCCCTGTTGTCATATCCTTCACCACTCGTGCATCCCTGAAAGAAAAACGGAAAAACGGAAAAGTCAGTCCATTGAAGGCTTGCTAGAAGAACTAAAAAAGAAAGgaaccacacacacattgcACTGTACTGACACTGTAACAATATCCTAAGTTATTCTAACAAAACTTTACACTAATAACTGCATATTCTCTTAATTACtggtacttaaaaaaaatacataaaataaaaaacaagaacaaagtCATGCAACCTACACTACTGCATGTTTAAAAGCTCCTGCAAAGATTGCAACTTTTCTTAGACATCTCCTGTGACACAACATAGTGATCCAATCTTCATCTTAATCACTAGTACTTAATCTCTTATATATGTAAAAGTCATCAATGTCATTACCATGCATTCCTAGTTTGAACTGCTGTCTCTAATTCTACTCAAGAGTACATAGAAatatcaaaagagaaaaaaggaaTTAAACGGCATACATGGCCTGTTAAcagatttctttatttttcctgGTCAATTCTTTACCACCAATATGGAGTTTGGGAAGCTGCAAATTTcgagaaattaacattttcagaaTTTGAGGAGAATCAAACTATCAACACAACTAGGAAAACCATCATAAAACAATTTTACAAGCAAATATTCATGAATTATCTGAGGATTGTTAAAAGTCTACACTACGTCAGCGTTAATAGAAAAATATTGCagtatacaaatataaaaagcaaagagtaaatagaaaaaaaatctacatcTGAGTTCCCAGAGTGCACAGTTCCTTGCTGTTAGCCTTCAAGCTCCTGTCCAATCCTATGagcatttctgtaaaataaccAGAGCTCTATTAACTGACACTCAGAGCTAAAGGAGACTCTGAAAATTTTGCAGAGTAGCAGTgcataatgttgattttttttgtgtgttgacaactaaaaatttaatttttaggtaAATCAAAACTACTTACCAATTTCGGAAAAGCAGTGGAGTGATGAAAAATTTTAAGGTGCACAACAGATCGATCTGGGTACACAATATTGACTATACTGCCTTGTGCTTGCTGATCATAACTGATTATGGGACTATTCAATTTATCAATGCAAATACTACCTTTAAACCAAAATTATAGTCTCTAAAACACTATGACATCCTGTTCTCAACTGCTTTGATAAACAATTGTATAAATGTAGGTGTTTTATATAAAGGAGAAACAAAGATTTCATTTCTGACAGAACTGGGACTAGATGTGGCAACTAATCCTGGCACAAATGACAAATGTAaagtaaatgcatatttttgcatCAATTTACTCCCAAAATGAGTAGATATGTTAATAACCAAAGGTaaccaaattaaaaataaataaatctatgaAACTGTTTGCATGGTTTTAGGAAAAcaggggttaaaaaaaaattatatagagAGGTCATCTGGCTCAAAGTAACAACACACCACCACTCGACATTATTCAGACAAAAGCATAACATAATCCACAAAAGGGTGTGACTTCATGGAACTTACGAGATTTTCCCAAAGGGTGCAAATGCAGCTCTGATGTCATCAGTTGTGATCTCAGGGCTCAAATCTCCCACAAAAACATGAAAGTGATCTGcagaaaaaagacatttaacaaACAGTTACatttaagaattaaaaaaaaaactaaaaaaaaaaaaaaaaaaaactaaaccacAATTGATATAAAAGACAACTTACTAGATGTATCTTTCTTCTGACTGCTAGGAGTAGTCGCCCAATTTACCTTGACTTCCTGTCATTAGAAATACACTTGTTGAAGGCATTACCTTTGATAACATGATATTCAGGGTGCAACGcttcacaaaaaacaaacaaaccatcaAACCACCCAAATCTTGTTACGCTTGTCTAATGAAACAATGCCACAAGATGTACCTTTCCCAAAATCTTCCTTCCATTCATGGCGGCTAAAGCAGCTGCAGCGTCTCTGTGTTCAAAGAACTCCACAAAGCAATACGGATCATTGCTTGTATGCTGCAAAACAGAAAATCCAATAGAAGAGTTCACCTTCCTGCTGCTATCGGATTGCTGAGAAGAAAAGCCAGGAAAATATATTATTGCAAAATCATGGGTATTGGGTGGAAGACtctgtttaatattttctaaTTAACATCATTTTggtttgattttaaaaactaaaaaaaaatttaagaaaTTATGTTTAGCTTGTTCTAGGAtcattttaaagcaaatttattccacatattttcataaatgtagAGTTTGGCAGGCGTTTCCACACAAACCCATTTACACTCACAAACTCATCATGATGAGCTCAAATTCAGAACATTTcaggaaacatttaaaaaaaaaaaagtgtaatttgtGATGAATGTTTACCTCTGTTATCATTTTACAACTTTTACATGGCCCAATCTGAGTAAATAACTGAAGGATCAAGTTCTCCGTTACATCTCTTGAAAGATTCCCCACGTAGCTGAAAATGCAGATAaaggatacattaaataaaaagataattatGGAACAGTAATTATAGTTTGCCCCCTTATAATTTAgcaatttttaaaactattttttaaaaacatttgcatgttaaaaaaaaaaaaaaaaaaaaaaagaacatgatACAGTGATAAGAGTCCTCCTGTGGTTTTCAAAATCAAACTAGAAAACGAATTAtgataaaataattcaaaagtatattttagagTCCATATATCTATGAAactaaaaatacacatttcttCTTGCAGAGATACAACACCCATGTGTTGTGCAAGCAAAAAATGATGTTCggttatatatgtatatttaaagaTGAGCCAGGTATAGATGTGACAGCCACTTTGTGCATGAGTATGACATCAGGATGGGAACACACATTTACCCTCATAACAGAACTACTGAAACGATGTATTACAGTTAATCATCCAGTTAAATCAGgaggagagatttttttttttatctgacaGTGTAGTACCAATACCAAACACAAAATCCACACTTCTAGAAAATATATCAGGCCTGAGATTAGATTAGGCCTTTACTAAACCAACAGACAATGACATACTCGTTCAAACACACAGATACCGATCATTGTGgtttattaatttacatattAAACCCATATACTCTAACTGAGAAAATACAGTTCACATTTAGCTATGTTATTTGCATGAGCCTtggatttaattatttttgatgtTTAGCCAATTCGACTACTTAGCCGCTAGCTTAGCTTAAGCAAGCTACAGCTAAATATGTTTCCCACGCTCGCCGGATGAAGATAAAAACTTTTCGTTCTTTCTACTGTATGAAATGTGAGCGATAGTAACTGACTGCACCCCTGTCGATATTAAGCAGTGCTTACTAAAAGCCCTTGATGTCAAAAACGTTTGTAGGACGTCGTTTTGTAGGTAGCTGTTAGCTAGAAGTGTGTCAGTGGTGCTAAGGATTGAGCGGTTATTCACTGAGCACTGACAGGGTTTGTGTTTTCAGCTACTTACAGGGTTTTTGGGTGGCTCTCGTCTTCCATTCTTGGATGCCGGAAGGAGTGCTAACAAAACTTGTTTTCAGTTTCTGAAATGTGGCTTATTTTTAGGATGAACAATACTGGACTGGTGTTACTTTCAATCTTGAGTAGAAAATGGCGGAACCCGGGTAGTCAGGAAGACAGTCACTGCGCATGTGCAGAAGCAGGACGATTGATCAGACAGGAAAGGGGAGCTTGATAAAATCGCCGTGCTTGTATGCAGCAGGTGTCAATATATCATGCATCACAGATTTTTAATTGGTTATGTGACTTTGAATGttatgtatttgtatattttcatttagcCTAATCTTTCGTGTCTTTTTACTGGTTTTCTAGTGACCACTTGTTAGAGCTTCAATGAATGCCTGAGGTCTTTGGCAAAAAAGTTACAAATTAGGCAGGACAACAGACGCACTGACACCaggtaacatttttaattagtgatttttcagaaatgttatgttttaaaaaacaagaaaacgtCTGAGAATGCCATCACCAAATTCGATTCTCAGTCCAAAACTTTAACTGAACATTACCCCTAGTGAAAGAAACAGTATTGTCCTTTGGAAAATTGTCtgtgtgttttatgatttaaaaaaaaaaaaaaaaaaaaatgctgcaatGTATTCTTTATATATTCAAGGGTGCACGAGGgcctaaataatttaaaatatcaaatatttaattaatagatTTACAAAACACTTAAAGCTGCACAACATGTTGAAACTGCTATAACTGTCctagtattttacattattttaaggttattatattttatctatATAAATAATCAAGAGATTAGATGGCCTTCTCTTTACATCCCAAATCATTTAGCATTATGTGATCGATGACAAATGGGAAGAAGAGTAGAAATTAGTATAGAtcagacagattttttttttttttaagcattactGTCTGTCTTTAGAAATGAACGCTAAAAAGGCAACAGGTGTTCTCTGTCCAGTAAACCTGAGGGGGAGGCGAGCGATTAAAGTGTCGGAGCAGATCTGTGTCTGGGCGGTCAGGGGGTCATTTTTGGTCACACACGTGGGCGTCACAGTGAACCCTTAGCTAGAACTTTCTCGGTAGTCTTCGGAGGGACCTTGGTGCTTCCAGAAACCCATCCCCATTTACAGTACGTCATCAAACGGACCCTTTAAAGCGTCTGTAGCGGCTGTAATGGCACAATATTCGGGAGCGAAGCAATATCAGAGTATGAAAACACTGTCTCCAGTCGAAACGATGGCAACTAACGATCCTCTACCACCTGGGTGGGAGATCAAAATTGACCCGCAGACAGGTTGGCCGTTTTTTGTGGATCATAACAATCGCACAACGACGTGGAATGATCCGAGGCATGACACGAAAAAGGTAAGACAGATCTTGATTTTGCTTTTGGAAGTTGCGCTGTCAAACGTGATCGGTTTTCAGGCGATTTAAAAATGCAGATCTAGATATGGCGCGTTTAATAGATTACTTTGGGTTATGGCATTTTAGAGGGTGTTTCATCGAAAAAGACAATTTTGTTGAGTGCGTAGGCTACGATCCCACACAGTACATCCAAATCATACTTGAGCAGACACTGACTGTCTAGGGTAGAGCAAGCCACGCACTTGATATATTTGCTTTAGTTCGCGCGTGAATCGCAGTCACCTCTGTTAAAATAGCGCTTCGCGTGCGTTCGAACGGCTTGACTGAATATGCACGGGCGAAATATATTAGTGTGATGATCTCAGCTGAAGTGATTAGTGTGTGACGCACTGCAGTCATATGTGAGAGTGTTAGAACGACTCcacaatgtttatttaaagccTCGAGAACTACGCACACTGCGCTTGTTCTCCACATCCCTGGAACTGAACAGCATAACACGTCCCTTAAAGTTTCCCTTACATGGGATTTGAGAAAGATCCACCCACTCAAGGATTCTGTCATTCCCAATGAATGGGCTTGAA from Ctenopharyngodon idella isolate HZGC_01 chromosome 13, HZGC01, whole genome shotgun sequence encodes the following:
- the tial1 gene encoding nucleolysin TIAR isoform X5 produces the protein MDARVVKDMTTGKSKGYGFVSFYNKLDAENAIVHMGGQWLGGRQIRTNWATRKPPAPKSVQDNSSKQLRFDEVVNQSSPQNCTVYCGGIQSGLTEHLMRQTFSPFGQIMEIRVFPEKGYSFIRFSSHESAAHAIVSVNGTTIEGHVVKCYWGKESPDMAKNVQPMEYGQWGHWNQMYGNPQQYGQYMTNGWQVPSYGMYGQTWNQQGFGVEQSQSPAWVGGFGTQPSQAQPGPVMNQANFGMAGYQTQ
- the tial1 gene encoding nucleolysin TIAR isoform X3, whose translation is MTSELHLHPLGKSQMLIGLDRSLKANSKELCTLGTQMDARVVKDMTTGKSKGYGFVSFYNKLDAENAIVHMGGQWLGGRQIRTNWATRKPPAPKSVQDNSSKQLRFDEVVNQSSPQNCTVYCGGIQSGLTEHLMRQTFSPFGQIMEIRVFPEKGYSFIRFSSHESAAHAIVSVNGTTIEGHVVKCYWGKESPDMAKNVQPMEYGQWGHWNQMYGNPQQYGQYMTNGWQVPSYGMYGQTWNQQGFGVEQSQSPAWVGGFGTQPSQAQPGPVMNQANFGMAGYQTQ
- the tial1 gene encoding nucleolysin TIAR isoform X4, with translation MLIGLDRSLKANSKELCTLGTQMDARVVKDMTTGKSKGYGFVSFYNKLDAENAIVHMGGQWLGGRQIRTNWATRKPPAPKSVQDNSSKQLRFDEVVNQSSPQNCTVYCGGIQSGLTEHLMRQTFSPFGQIMEIRVFPEKGYSFIRFSSHESAAHAIVSVNGTTIEGHVVKCYWGKESPDMAKNVQPMEYGQWGHWNQMYGNPQQYGQYMTNGWQVPSYGMYGQTWNQQGFGVEQSQSPAWVGGFGTQPSQAQPGPVMNQANFGMAGYQTQ
- the tial1 gene encoding nucleolysin TIAR isoform X2, producing MEDESHPKTLYVGNLSRDVTENLILQLFTQIGPCKSCKMITEHTSNDPYCFVEFFEHRDAAAALAAMNGRKILGKEVKVNWATTPSSQKKDTSNHFHVFVGDLSPEITTDDIRAAFAPFGKISDARVVKDMTTGKSKGYGFVSFYNKLDAENAIVHMGGQWLGGRQIRTNWATRKPPAPKSVQDNSSKQLRFDEVVNQSSPQNCTVYCGGIQSGLTEHLMRQTFSPFGQIMEIRVFPEKGYSFIRFSSHESAAHAIVSVNGTTIEGHVVKCYWGKESPDMAKNVQPMEYGQWGHWNQMYGNPQQYGQYMTNGWQVPSYGMYGQTWNQQGFGVEQSQSPAWVGGFGTQPSQAQPGPVMNQANFGMAGYQTQ
- the tial1 gene encoding nucleolysin TIAR isoform X1 codes for the protein MEDESHPKTLYVGNLSRDVTENLILQLFTQIGPCKSCKMITEQSDSSRKVNSSIGFSVLQHTSNDPYCFVEFFEHRDAAAALAAMNGRKILGKEVKVNWATTPSSQKKDTSNHFHVFVGDLSPEITTDDIRAAFAPFGKISDARVVKDMTTGKSKGYGFVSFYNKLDAENAIVHMGGQWLGGRQIRTNWATRKPPAPKSVQDNSSKQLRFDEVVNQSSPQNCTVYCGGIQSGLTEHLMRQTFSPFGQIMEIRVFPEKGYSFIRFSSHESAAHAIVSVNGTTIEGHVVKCYWGKESPDMAKNVQPMEYGQWGHWNQMYGNPQQYGQYMTNGWQVPSYGMYGQTWNQQGFGVEQSQSPAWVGGFGTQPSQAQPGPVMNQANFGMAGYQTQ